A portion of the Corynebacterium occultum genome contains these proteins:
- a CDS encoding GNAT family N-acetyltransferase, protein MLDPFGLAESRWRAAVAAAPHPMHPGWPEVTPMVRLARGPQLRLRPLLRKDGREWRQMRLLDEAHLRPVEPTAHRGWDAAHTQPAWHANFMALRDLATQGTVIPLVIELDGAFAGQLTLGNIQHGGVSSCWIGYWVFSGYQGLGAATAACALGTDHAFRRVGLHRVTATYLPSNPASGRVLANNGYREEGLLRRNLHIDGQWRDHVFVAQTRDEKPGSCVERLRREGKLLPLRH, encoded by the coding sequence ATGCTTGACCCCTTCGGCCTCGCTGAATCCCGTTGGCGGGCGGCGGTGGCGGCCGCCCCGCATCCGATGCACCCCGGTTGGCCTGAGGTCACCCCGATGGTTCGGTTGGCCCGTGGTCCGCAGCTTCGCCTACGCCCCCTGCTGCGTAAGGACGGCCGGGAGTGGCGGCAGATGAGGCTGCTGGATGAGGCGCACCTGCGTCCGGTGGAACCCACCGCACATCGTGGTTGGGATGCCGCCCACACCCAACCGGCCTGGCACGCCAATTTCATGGCGTTGCGGGATCTGGCGACCCAGGGCACGGTGATCCCCCTGGTCATTGAGCTCGATGGTGCTTTCGCCGGCCAGCTGACCCTGGGAAATATCCAGCATGGTGGGGTCTCCTCCTGTTGGATCGGTTATTGGGTGTTCAGCGGCTACCAGGGTTTGGGGGCCGCCACGGCAGCCTGTGCCCTGGGCACCGATCATGCTTTCCGACGGGTTGGCCTGCACCGGGTGACCGCCACCTACCTGCCCTCCAATCCGGCCTCGGGCCGGGTGCTGGCTAATAACGGCTACCGGGAAGAGGGGCTGCTGCGGCGGAATCTCCACATCGACGGGCAGTGGCGGGACCATGTTTTCGTGGCTCAGACCCGGGATGAGAAACCGGGGAGCTGTGTGGAACGCCTGCGTCGGGAGGGAAAGCTACTTCCATTACGTCATTAA
- the sepX gene encoding divisome protein SepX/GlpR — translation MPGGLIIVLIIVVWLFVLAPLLLRGQKPIRKAGEAFDETRVIHEGGSGELRSRRRPRVTPADVRLHPQRDDEDYELVDADDVLIDDRETTSPGALGGVFASASAKFQRQRADAGVGEETTEDSTAAVVEPVVEGTIVHELEAGSTTEASVKVPEEAPVSNEILNEEDDFWDEDAEHYELSNAYTSAADFLDPRAALDGAPAEVGTEEQPEAELEYEDYREGEKLRDAELSPEELAFAQRRRGRGGWDPEADEHHSLNRYQRRQRTLIGLGVAVVLTAVLAIVFGGWAWALPVLALGATAFYLVALRGQVRAEQALRMRRIRQLRRARLGVVHSDEASSPQLPRKLRRPGAVVLELDDESPDFEHLYTRYLQQAPVAEVTEFQRYRDRRVS, via the coding sequence ATGCCCGGAGGATTGATCATTGTCCTGATCATCGTGGTATGGCTTTTTGTGCTTGCACCACTGCTGTTGCGCGGCCAGAAGCCGATTCGCAAGGCGGGCGAGGCATTTGATGAGACCCGCGTCATCCACGAGGGTGGCAGCGGCGAGTTGCGTAGCCGCCGTCGACCCCGGGTGACCCCCGCTGATGTCCGCCTGCACCCCCAACGTGATGATGAGGATTACGAACTCGTCGACGCTGATGATGTGCTTATCGACGACCGCGAGACCACCTCACCGGGTGCCCTCGGCGGTGTCTTCGCCTCCGCTTCGGCGAAATTCCAGCGCCAGCGGGCGGATGCTGGCGTCGGGGAGGAAACCACCGAGGACAGCACCGCCGCTGTGGTCGAGCCGGTTGTGGAGGGCACCATCGTCCACGAACTTGAGGCCGGATCCACCACTGAGGCCAGCGTGAAGGTTCCCGAGGAAGCCCCGGTGAGCAACGAGATCCTCAATGAGGAGGATGACTTCTGGGATGAGGATGCGGAGCACTATGAGCTCTCCAACGCCTACACCTCCGCAGCCGATTTCCTGGATCCCCGCGCCGCCCTGGATGGTGCCCCCGCAGAGGTCGGCACCGAGGAGCAGCCGGAGGCGGAACTTGAGTATGAGGATTACCGGGAAGGGGAGAAGCTACGCGATGCGGAACTCTCCCCTGAGGAGCTGGCCTTCGCCCAGCGTCGCCGGGGCCGTGGCGGCTGGGACCCGGAAGCTGATGAGCACCACTCCCTGAACCGTTATCAGCGTCGCCAGCGCACCCTCATCGGACTGGGTGTGGCAGTGGTGCTGACCGCGGTGCTGGCCATTGTCTTCGGCGGCTGGGCCTGGGCCCTGCCGGTGCTGGCACTGGGAGCAACCGCTTTCTACCTGGTGGCGCTACGCGGTCAGGTCCGGGCGGAGCAGGCACTGCGGATGCGCCGCATCCGGCAGCTGCGCCGCGCCCGGTTGGGTGTGGTGCATTCCGACGAGGCCTCCTCCCCGCAACTGCCACGTAAGCTGCGCCGCCCCGGTGCTGTGGTCCTGGAACTCGATGATGAGAGCCCGGATTTCGAGCATCTGTACACCCGTTACCTCCAGCAGGCACCGGTGGCTGAGGTCACCGAGTTCCAACGCTACCGCGACCGTCGGGTCAGCTAG
- a CDS encoding DNA-3-methyladenine glycosylase I, protein MGGLIIGADGLSRTPWATRDPLLQEYYDKEWGMPVRDERGLFERLSLEAFQSGLSWLTILRKRPAFRQAFADFDPDQVAAFTETDVARLMADAGIVRNRRKIEATINNAAAVLRLRRKMGLVKLIYSFTPPRTPAPESMAEVPSMSEESREMAKALKNEGFSFVGPTTCFALMEAIGMVDTHLVGSHRRGASGVWPS, encoded by the coding sequence ATGGGTGGGCTGATCATCGGGGCCGATGGGTTGTCCCGGACTCCCTGGGCGACCCGGGATCCCCTCCTGCAGGAATACTATGACAAAGAATGGGGCATGCCTGTCCGGGATGAGCGGGGACTCTTCGAGCGTCTCAGCCTGGAGGCCTTCCAATCCGGTTTATCCTGGCTGACCATCCTGCGCAAACGCCCCGCCTTCCGGCAGGCCTTCGCCGATTTTGACCCGGATCAGGTGGCGGCCTTCACCGAGACAGATGTGGCCCGTCTGATGGCTGATGCCGGCATCGTGCGTAACCGCCGCAAGATCGAGGCCACCATCAACAATGCCGCTGCGGTACTGCGCCTGCGACGGAAGATGGGGCTGGTGAAGTTGATCTACTCCTTCACGCCACCGCGAACCCCGGCACCGGAGAGCATGGCAGAGGTGCCCAGCATGTCTGAGGAGTCCCGGGAAATGGCGAAAGCCCTCAAGAACGAGGGCTTTTCCTTCGTGGGTCCCACCACCTGCTTCGCGCTGATGGAGGCAATCGGGATGGTGGACACCCACCTGGTGGGATCCCACCGCCGGGGGGCTTCCGGGGTCTGGCCTAGCTGA
- a CDS encoding methylated-DNA--[protein]-cysteine S-methyltransferase: MKTTLRHRYLDSPIGTLLLIAGEQGLRYIAFPGEDTTHLDIGTGVTTDPLLDVAATQLGEYFAGSRRSFSLPLEHPGDAGFRHRAQEHLASIPYGQTRTYLQLARELDNPGAVRAVGSACATNPLPIVLPCHRVLRSDGGLGGYRGGVAAKQALLALEAA, translated from the coding sequence ATGAAAACCACCCTCCGACACCGCTATCTCGACTCCCCCATCGGTACCCTGCTCCTGATCGCCGGGGAACAGGGACTGCGTTATATCGCTTTCCCCGGGGAGGACACCACCCACCTGGACATCGGCACGGGGGTCACAACCGACCCGCTTCTCGACGTCGCGGCCACCCAGCTCGGCGAATATTTCGCCGGTTCGCGGCGTTCCTTCTCGCTGCCCCTGGAACATCCCGGGGACGCGGGTTTCCGACACCGGGCCCAGGAACACCTGGCCAGCATCCCTTATGGCCAGACCCGCACTTACCTTCAGCTGGCCCGGGAACTGGATAACCCCGGAGCGGTCCGGGCGGTGGGCTCGGCCTGCGCCACCAATCCCCTGCCGATCGTCCTACCCTGCCACCGCGTCCTACGCAGCGATGGGGGCCTTGGCGGCTACCGGGGTGGTGTGGCCGCCAAACAGGCTCTGCTGGCCCTGGAGGCGGCTTAA
- a CDS encoding DoxX family protein: MDKPVVRDAALLIFRGVLGLVFVAHGWDKLFRTGITETTGQFSAWQVPQPKLSAYVAGIAELLGGALLTVGLLTTIVAGALALLMVAAAYFVHLDQGFFSDSGLVSGGGLEYPIVLIAGLLMIVVFGSGRASVDGVLARA; the protein is encoded by the coding sequence ATGGATAAGCCGGTGGTGAGAGATGCAGCGCTGCTCATTTTCCGTGGTGTACTGGGCCTGGTGTTCGTGGCACACGGGTGGGACAAACTCTTCCGGACCGGGATCACCGAGACGACCGGCCAGTTCAGTGCCTGGCAGGTCCCCCAACCGAAGCTCTCTGCCTATGTCGCCGGAATCGCGGAATTGCTCGGTGGGGCACTTCTGACGGTCGGCCTGCTCACCACCATCGTCGCTGGTGCGCTGGCGTTGCTGATGGTGGCCGCCGCCTATTTCGTTCACCTGGACCAGGGTTTCTTCAGCGATAGTGGTCTGGTTTCCGGAGGGGGTCTGGAATACCCCATCGTGCTGATCGCCGGCCTGTTGATGATCGTGGTCTTCGGTTCCGGGCGGGCAAGTGTGGATGGGGTGCTGGCCCGTGCTTGA
- a CDS encoding zf-HC2 domain-containing protein — protein sequence MLECEHVQSALSARLDGEATGYPDDVIDAHLAGCAECQAFYRQAIALKEQLSADAVPAGVPDLSEVILAGVEPEWRRRAHSRALGLALSRIALVVLGIIYVIWSVSLLANTPGELIDDGYSNLMAEAAAMRLALGFALFFAAWQPRLVVGMLPLVGALWTFSAGFAARDVLLGLASPEQLGFLGLLLITGVVLGWSWFNNYGRSAFRATWDSLNAKPA from the coding sequence GTGCTTGAGTGCGAACATGTCCAGTCCGCCCTCTCCGCCCGGCTGGATGGGGAGGCCACCGGCTACCCCGATGATGTCATTGACGCCCACCTGGCCGGCTGTGCGGAATGTCAGGCTTTCTACCGGCAGGCCATCGCCCTCAAGGAACAGCTCAGCGCCGACGCCGTCCCCGCCGGGGTGCCGGACCTTTCTGAGGTGATTCTGGCCGGGGTGGAGCCGGAGTGGCGCCGCCGGGCCCATTCCCGCGCCCTGGGTCTGGCGCTGAGCCGGATCGCGCTGGTGGTGCTCGGCATCATCTACGTGATCTGGTCGGTCAGTCTGCTGGCCAACACCCCTGGTGAGCTCATTGATGATGGTTACTCCAACCTGATGGCCGAGGCTGCGGCCATGCGCCTGGCCCTGGGCTTCGCCCTGTTCTTCGCTGCCTGGCAGCCCCGCCTGGTGGTGGGAATGCTGCCCCTGGTGGGTGCCCTGTGGACCTTCAGCGCCGGTTTCGCAGCCCGGGATGTGCTGCTGGGGCTGGCATCCCCGGAACAACTGGGTTTCCTCGGTCTGCTGCTGATCACCGGGGTGGTGTTGGGATGGTCCTGGTTCAACAACTATGGACGCAGTGCCTTCCGCGCCACCTGGGATTCCCTGAACGCAAAACCCGCCTGA
- a CDS encoding dolichyl-phosphate-mannose--protein mannosyltransferase translates to MSTSLASPIPAGRAAQVSPPNPRTHQWSRADTISTALIGLLAVITRFFWLGRAESGGTPVFDEKHYVPQAWDMVESWVNPLIGGIESNPGYGLVVHPPLAKQLIALGEMIFGYSPWGWRLMTALFGVATVLMIMALTRRLSNSWQVASIAGLLAVFDGVLLITSRFGMLDIFQVFFIVAAAWALIRDHQQVRQRFHDAWLQGMMGESRYGPRLGFRWWRFTTGIFLGLALGVKWSGLYYIAFFGLLSVFTDLALRRRYGVPHPVLGALFRDTIPALGSLVLLPALLYLWSWRAWFASETSVYRHAKTDGTIPEDSWLQALPEAAAGWLHYHLSVLEFHGSLTTSGGHSHPWDSKPWSWLVAGRPILYSSDTDMECAAGTCREMIFLFGTPAIWWLTIPALLWGLWSLVIRRQRAFLLPLVAFAAGFLPWLAGYDRQMYFFYAAALVPFTIVLIALACGQLWGEGKKLKSQQLAHMTWGSVAVCAYLALVVAMFFYWLPIFYGIQISDAHYFDIMWLPSWI, encoded by the coding sequence GTGAGTACCTCCCTAGCCTCCCCGATCCCGGCTGGGCGGGCAGCCCAGGTTTCCCCGCCGAACCCCCGCACCCACCAGTGGTCCCGGGCAGACACCATCAGCACTGCGCTGATTGGCCTGCTGGCTGTGATCACCCGTTTCTTCTGGCTCGGCAGAGCGGAATCCGGGGGCACCCCGGTCTTCGATGAGAAGCACTACGTGCCCCAGGCCTGGGACATGGTGGAATCCTGGGTCAACCCGCTGATCGGCGGCATCGAATCCAACCCGGGCTACGGCCTGGTGGTGCACCCCCCGTTGGCGAAGCAGCTGATCGCCCTGGGTGAGATGATCTTCGGGTACTCCCCCTGGGGATGGCGCCTGATGACCGCACTCTTCGGTGTCGCCACCGTGCTGATGATCATGGCACTGACCCGTCGGCTGAGTAACTCCTGGCAGGTGGCCAGCATCGCCGGACTGCTGGCGGTCTTCGACGGGGTGCTGCTGATCACCTCCCGTTTCGGCATGCTCGACATCTTCCAGGTGTTCTTCATCGTCGCGGCCGCCTGGGCCCTGATCCGCGACCACCAGCAGGTGCGGCAGCGCTTTCACGATGCCTGGCTGCAGGGGATGATGGGCGAGAGCCGCTATGGGCCGCGGCTGGGTTTTCGCTGGTGGCGTTTCACCACCGGAATCTTCCTCGGTCTGGCGCTCGGGGTGAAATGGTCGGGACTGTATTACATCGCTTTCTTCGGTCTGCTCAGCGTCTTCACCGACCTGGCGCTCCGACGCCGCTACGGGGTTCCCCACCCGGTGCTCGGCGCTCTCTTCCGGGACACCATTCCCGCCCTGGGATCCCTGGTGCTGCTGCCCGCCCTGCTCTACCTGTGGAGTTGGCGGGCCTGGTTCGCCTCCGAGACCAGTGTCTACCGTCATGCCAAGACTGATGGCACCATCCCGGAGGATTCCTGGCTGCAGGCCCTGCCGGAGGCTGCTGCCGGTTGGTTGCACTACCACCTCTCGGTTCTGGAGTTCCACGGTTCCCTGACCACTTCCGGGGGACACAGCCATCCCTGGGACTCCAAACCCTGGTCCTGGCTGGTGGCGGGTCGACCCATCCTCTACTCCTCTGACACCGACATGGAATGCGCGGCAGGAACCTGCCGGGAGATGATCTTCCTCTTCGGCACTCCGGCGATCTGGTGGCTGACCATCCCGGCTCTGCTCTGGGGACTGTGGTCCCTGGTGATCCGCCGACAGCGTGCTTTCCTGCTGCCCCTGGTGGCCTTCGCCGCTGGGTTCCTGCCCTGGCTGGCCGGATATGACCGCCAGATGTACTTCTTCTACGCCGCGGCCCTGGTGCCCTTCACCATCGTCCTGATCGCCCTGGCCTGTGGGCAGCTCTGGGGTGAGGGGAAGAAGCTGAAGAGTCAGCAGCTGGCACACATGACCTGGGGTTCGGTGGCGGTGTGCGCATATCTGGCATTGGTGGTGGCGATGTTCTTCTACTGGCTGCCGATCTTCTACGGGATCCAGATCTCCGATGCCCACTACTTCGACATCATGTGGCTGCCAAGCTGGATCTGA
- the rsmI gene encoding 16S rRNA (cytidine(1402)-2'-O)-methyltransferase: protein METQGQTLPRGVIIAATPLGNVHDASPRLRQALAQADVVAAEDTRRTRALAAALDVQIRGRVISNFDHNEEGRVAQLLEAAQHGSVVVVSDAGMPVVSDPGLSLVNAAHEAGVPVTCFPGPSAVPTALALSGLNVGKFAFDGFAPRKSGQRREWLKSLKNEARAVCFFESPHRIADTLADAVEVLGETRRAAVCRELSKTYEEVRRGSLAELAEWARQGVRGEITVVLEGAGEEDVDVHALVPAVEERVAEGERLKAVCKDIAATRGVSARELYDAVLSARG from the coding sequence TTGGAGACCCAGGGGCAGACGCTGCCCCGGGGAGTGATCATCGCGGCCACCCCCCTGGGCAATGTCCACGATGCTTCCCCGCGGTTAAGGCAGGCCCTGGCGCAGGCTGATGTGGTGGCCGCGGAGGACACCCGCCGCACCCGCGCTCTGGCGGCGGCCCTGGACGTGCAGATCCGGGGTCGGGTGATCTCCAATTTCGACCACAATGAGGAGGGCCGGGTCGCGCAGCTGCTGGAGGCCGCCCAGCACGGTTCGGTGGTGGTGGTCTCGGATGCCGGGATGCCGGTGGTTTCGGATCCGGGTCTCTCCCTGGTCAATGCGGCCCATGAGGCAGGCGTCCCGGTGACCTGTTTCCCCGGGCCTTCCGCCGTGCCCACCGCCCTGGCTCTTTCCGGGTTGAACGTGGGAAAATTCGCTTTCGACGGTTTTGCCCCACGCAAGTCCGGCCAGCGCCGGGAATGGTTGAAGTCGCTGAAGAATGAGGCCCGGGCGGTCTGCTTCTTCGAATCTCCGCATCGCATCGCAGACACGCTTGCCGACGCCGTGGAGGTCCTCGGCGAGACCCGGCGTGCCGCCGTCTGCCGCGAATTGAGCAAGACCTATGAGGAGGTGCGCCGTGGCTCCCTCGCCGAGCTGGCGGAGTGGGCCCGGCAGGGGGTGCGCGGGGAGATCACCGTGGTGCTCGAAGGCGCCGGGGAGGAGGACGTCGATGTTCACGCCCTGGTTCCGGCGGTGGAGGAGCGGGTGGCGGAAGGTGAGCGCCTGAAGGCGGTGTGCAAGGACATCGCGGCAACCCGGGGGGTGTCCGCCAGGGAGCTCTATGACGCGGTTCTCAGCGCCCGTGGCTAA